CTTTTAGTTTACCCTGATTTTGAATGATTTAAGTAGAataggccgtggtggcctagtggtttgacctatcgcctctcaagcagagggtcgtgggttcaaacccaggctcgcacctctgagtttttcgaaattcatgtgcggaattacatttgaaatttaccacgagctttgcggtgaaggaaaacatcgtgaggaggcctgcacaaaccagcgaagcaattcaatggtgcgtgtgaagttcccaatccgcactgggcccgcgtgggaactacggcccaagccctcttgttctgagaggaggcctgtgcccagcagtgggacgtatataggctgggatgatgatgataagtagAATAAGACAGGATTTTTGCAGAAGACCAAATAAACTAACcactaaaaatattacaatttagtacagtcaaagatatctttacactttattaCCTTCGCGCTGTCACTTCgtatttgaacttttgtataatattttcagAATGCATACattgacaaagtacaaaagtgtaaATATATCTTTAACAATGACTGTAGGTAGTACAAGTACTCGTAATCTCCACaaagtgatatttttgatttccgttaactttaagttAACATTCAACAGATTAAATGAAGTTAATTCTTTTACACCGGCACTAATATGGTCTAACTTTTACTGTTTAGTTAAAAAGGTAATCattaattaagataattattaatttaattacgcgTTGTAAAACAGTGCGGTTCTTAATTCATTACGTTTTTTAAAGTCCGtaactaaaaagtttttatttacaaacacaatatttaacaaaaaaaagttaaaaagtagttacatttttttatttgatttcttTCATGTGTCTCCGCTCAATGTCACTCATTAAGTTTGTCTGTGTCagaatttgacttttttttattcgactggatggcaaacgagcaagtgggtctcctaatggtaagagatcaccaccgcccataaacatatgcaacaccaagggtattgcagatgcgttgccaacctagaggcctaagatgggataccttaagtgccagtaatttcgccggctgtcttactctccacgccgaaacacaacagtgcaagcactgctgcttcacggcaggattagcgagcaagatggtggtagcaatccgggcggaccttgcacaaggtcctaccacctgcaaaacgacGCAACAACTTACATTTATAACAACGAATTTgaagttatttataaaaaaaaattggtcaaaAGTTATTCACTAGTTTCTATCAACGATGTGAGCCGTCTGCCGAAACAGAAATCGAGAAAACCACGCGAATATCCGACTAATATAAAGTTTCGGCAAAATCGTCTTGATTAAGTTGGTACGATCGTCGTGTAATGCGCTGCTTACTCTCTGTGCATACCAATACGTTGCCTTGGTTACTACGTTTGTATATTACACAGAGACAAAGCTTTCTACGTAAATACACAACGTAAGAGTTTATAAGTGGTGTAACGTCGCAacagattcgcgctgtcatcgttcatccaccattacctctcatatttcggtttatagatttttttaagcgtacaacggcaaaaactactagacactggcaaaattgtcctccgatggacagagccatatttttttaaagaaacaacaacgtCGCAACAATCGATTCCCACCAAGCAACGTGACTTCGGTGATGATAAATATATTAAAGTTTTTATGTTCAATAAAAGTGATGTCCGTAAACCATACCTAACTCATGCTTCTCTGTCTCCAGGTAtcctaacaatttttttacaccATACTATACTAGTAAGTGTGCCATCCCTTTTGTTGCAaccagaattgtttttttttattcgactggatggcaaacgagcaagtgggtctcctgatggtaaggattaccaccgctcatagacacctgcaacaacagggggattgcagatgcgttgccaacctagaggcctaagatgggatacctcaagtgccagtaatttcaccggctgtcttactctccacggcgaaacacaacagtgcagcaGTGCAGTGTGTGttatccttcgtgttgtctttTTGcaattgtaagtacctactattgttgtcttgtgttgtgaataaatgcattttctatctttctttctattGTGTTTTTTGCTTctttaatcgacttcaaaaagaaGATTTTGAATTCGGTCTTTTAGAAAGTTTTGAAAATGAGATAGTTTGTTTTACATTAAATATTGCTCGCAACTTCGTCTATGACCTGCACGAACTCTCTACTTTTAGGGATCTAAAGaagcttattttaattaagaatAGTTGAACTTTGCACAAGTGAGAGGATTTTTAGAGTTGGTGAAGTAGAGAGATTCTGGATGCAAAGAAACGAATACACTAACTAGATATCaaagcttatttatttttatgttattattttattagtagaaACATGTACTTTCTCTTACGTTGGTAAGGTATGAGGATCCTTactgaaccttcatgacgacatTCTTGGGAAAACAGTAGGTATGTGATGGTTTTCTCTCGCCTTCAACACCGTAGAGCTGGAGTTCATAGTTGAAAATAGTGTCTTTTTTCTGTCATAAgttaattttttctttctttccttgcGTATGAAGCTCTGTTTCTGTGAGATTTTTACTAATATGAGATTGGTGTGGTTAGGCCTGTGGCTTGAGCTTTATCTAATAGAGACTAACTTTGTGATATCTAATTACGATTATTTGCTTAGGGCTTTTGTGTACGTACAAGTACCTATGCACACAACTCTACCATCTCCAAGTACACTGGCGTGCAAAAAACAGGTCAAATTTCATGCAACTGTGTAAGTAATGTGACCCGTTATTTTTGCtcgtttgtttataattatttaagtctatgcttgaaataaaaacaataggtTGTAATCTTAAActttaattcaataaatacttaaaaatgatgtaaattatttttaattacaaattaaataaacgaGACATTATCAAAGTGATTCATAACTTAAATACGacttcctaaaaaaaaattactaagcTAATTGTCACCGAATTGTCTCTAGGTACggattataatttaaaaacattcatCCCTCtttatatttaaactttttacCCCAATTTGAAAATGTGATAGatttttacaagaaaaaaatactttttatctaTTTGGCAAAGACAGAAGctgcaataatattaaaaataaaacgattgTTAAATTAACTTAACCGCACCTTAAGTTTAACaaccattttataaaaaaggcgTTCAGATTTTAACATGGTCATGGGAAAAGGCCAGAAAAAGGCCTACGAGTATTCTACAAggataaataagaaataaaaataacttaatcagtcaaagaaaaaagaaaaatacgtgaAAACTCTAAATATTGACGGCAGCAAACAGTACACTGTTATCTTTGAAATTataacttataaatataaatatcacgggacaattcacaccaattgacctagtcccaaagtaatcttagcaaagcttgtgttatggtcaacggataaatataattatatagatagatatacttaaatacatagtaacaCCCAAGacacaaacattcgtaatttttcatacaaatatctgcccttcACGGAATCgaaggacctcaagctttagTCAGTTCTCTAACCAtaatctggtcgtctaaaaactTGATAGTACAACTgtacttattaaaaagtttgatctatacttattaaaaaaatgttcaaacATTTTATTACGATCCAGCACACAATGTGAAAGTGTTATGGTGTTGTGAAAACTGAagtgccagccctttcggctctAAGTAATAATTGATTGTTAAATAGTTGACTGTACCTTGTCTTTATTAGTTTGTTTATAataccgaataaaaaaaaaatgtttttctgtcCGCTTGTACTCGTACCTGAGCTATCTTCAAAAAATCTCGTTTATTTCCTCAAgtactatttaaaaaatgttagaaaaaaaacaagttatttagtgttttaagaaaaaagttaattttgtaaaaaaaaactgtgctaTTTGCAGCCGCCGATATAATGTCATCAAAATATCAACTGTCTTTTAAAAACTTGGGTGACATTGCAAGttctaaaaaaacattattttaccaaaaaaaatatcgtactttaagtttttcatactttttatgAACTGCCAAATGCGATCGACTTAAAGATTTATTGACAAAGTAACTCTGGAGTGACATCACTAACAGCCAACTCGGTTGACCCAAACCTAAACATTCCTCTTGAATGGCCAATTGAAATTCCCTAAATCGGAAAAGTTCGGTATCACATTCTCAGTATTTAATGGGAAGGGTTCACTGTTATCAGGGGGTCCGTAACTGTACCCTATAGTGTTGTAGTCAGCGGGCGCCGGCGCCCCGTAAAGGGGTGCCGGAGGTGCCGGGGCCGGGGGTGCCGGGGGTGGCTTCATCGCCTCTTTGTTCTTCATGAAGTAACTGATCAGAAGGCCGATTATGTAACAGAACTTTTGGAAGAAAGCCATGAAGAGGAACACTGAAACCACTTTCAGGACCGCCACCTTCGAGAATACCAGCAGGATGATCATAACTGCAACAAATAATAAGATATTATGTTCTCAAAAATGTACGTAATATACTTCATTATTAACTAGATATCAGTTGGCGAAGTGCATTGTTGAGGGTCAatctaaaatttataaaaaccggccaagagcgtgtcggacatgcccaggacaaacctatccaacgataccccacattataggattagtcgagaaaaaaaatcaccccctctttaagtctatgggtgGTAacgtaaaatttttttttaccttttttattgtaccactttgtcagcgtgaatgatatgtatattcatgccaaattacagcattctagtactaacggtctctgagcttacccgcggacagacagacagacagacggacagatatggcgaaagggttcctagttgactattgaaccctaaaaacagcgaccgtaattcttaagcaatcaacatcatcattatcagtcgcaggacgtccactgttagactaaccccctgttttaccatccattgattaaaatcTAACGGATAAATctaatgccgtctctgtttgttttgttcaaatagacggagacggcatcgcatttatccgtcaaataaaattaatcaatgggtgctgaaacagccccttagacttaaTCCTCCTTCATAGAGTTGAATCCAggagttgcttcggttggaagcagcctaaATTCACCGTGAAACTGCGGCTTTATTCAcgtcatccatccatcttgttggtgaacgtcctacgctgcgcttgcacAAGCATTTCGAAAATGGAACTAACGCGTTCCATTTTTTGCCACGTACAAGATTTCATGTATCTAGACTAAACGGTTACATTCTTACATTCTGATTCTGTGAAGATATATAAGTATAGGAAACAAAAGTAGCCTAATTCTTATTCTAGAGATCTAGCTAATCtcatcccaaatttcattatACCTAATCTGAGCCGTATTCGAGTGAAAGagacacacacactcacaagcCTTCGCATTTAGAATATTTATGTCGTCTGCGGGTCAACAAAATCAAGTTAGAAAATTACCGACAATCGTTCAAAaatctacacacacacacaaacatcacgcctgtattcacaaatggggtaggcagaacacacgaaacgttaccgcttcggagccacttttagcaattttaggttttgacaaaaaaacggtacaagagtgacaggttgctagcctgtcgcctaccgacggtataccttaacctatatcctcagtcgcctcttacgacatccacggaagaaatggagaggtgtaattctaacccgacaccacacgggttcaAAAATCTAAACTGAAATTAGTCACGCAAATAATACTCTACTTAGAATGCAAATTAGTCCAGTGTCACACGAACGCGTATCGCGATACTCCGTTAATGTGACGCGGACTATGCATACAAAGCGGCCCCTCAGGCATTGTACCCACATTGTACCAGTATTGGCGGATTGTTATCAAACTGCTAAATGTGTTCTTGTGATACGTGTGGGATTGTGAATGTTTTGACAGTAATAAGAGTACGGCAATTAATGGACGAGCGCCGTGTGCGATATGCAGTGACTGCAACAATGTAAAGAacattggcaagcgcagcgtaggacgtccaccaacgtgatggacggataacctggttaaagtcgcagtttcacggtgaatgcaggccaCTTACCGAaacaactagaggtctatgggtgAGGCTTTTGTCTAACGGTGgacatcctatggctgatatggtGGTGATGGCGTTAGTTCCTTTTATCTTGCAAAAATTCTCTTTTTACATTTCGCCGTGAAGTCgctatttttatctttttttgaagtttttagtttgtattttgagattaataaaaatagtcatcatcatcataaaataAAGAGACCACGACACGTGCGAACGTCACCCAAGTTCATTAGTCTGTTGAATGAATTAATAAGAAGTTTATAATAAATCTTTACAATGCACTTGCTCGGTGAGTGTCTCGTTCCGTAGGTTAACATATCTATAGAAAATTCGTCTTTGCAAATGCTGAAaagttatgttttaatttatcaaatatccaaaacttataataagtaagtatatccaaACTACAGTGCAATAAATAACGAGACTAAAGAGGcgtgtttttaatttagtttcgtagaaatacataataaaacttTCTACGCTACAGTGAACTTTTAATGACTTgactttaatttacttaatgaaTTATCAGTCAAAACAAAATAGTCTAACAAACTTTATTTGTCTCTGAAATCTCAAACTCGTGATGCCTTAATACTAAGCACCTTAATGGTCGATCCCAGCGCCGTCGTAACCTTTTAAAGCAAAAGTGAATAAAAACTTCTTTATCACTTACTCCACAGTCGCGCgacatttttcttctttttcgcCCTCGACTCCTCTACTAATGTATTGTTTTGCCCATCGCAGTAACAGCACACCAATAACGCGAATATAACCACCAAAGTTTTCAACATTATATTACTCAATGACAGCTGCAAACGCGCGCTTTCGTGACTTTTTAAACGGGAAGACTATGGAATAAATAAACCGAACAGCCAcgcgtctttttttttaagtgaactGAACCGTCCAGCCAGGCTTcccgtaaataaataaggtgTAATACGCACTGGCCGTCATAGAAACCCGTGGATTCTACATATGAAAGTTGTTCATTGTTTTCAGCAGTTTAACGAATATCCGTGACTAATAGACGTGTTCGGAAACGATTATTAGGCTCATTGTTGCACGGTCGCGTTCCTCGTTTGTTTAAATTGACGCTTTAGAAAAATTTCTCCGTTTCAAGCAAACAGCGGTATTTGCATGTTAAGGAATTTCCCTTGCCTTTGTAATGTGGAAAAGTGTCGAACTTTTTAATACAGTTATTGTTTGTAAGGAACAGTGTTTTTGTTCAAACTTTAGTATGATTATTGTGTTGTTATAATGTTTTCTGATGGATTACcgagtaaattttgttttcgttAGAATATTGAAATTgcatgtttattattataactatgtATTGATAATTGTTCTCAAAATGAATTGCAAGTAAAATACACAATTTCAcgattaaaattatgatatttcACTGTCGAAATGacgttttattaattaataatgatgattAAATCCTGTtattaagtaaagtaaaatgGCGTAGCATTTTATAACCCCGCAGGCATTGCAAACAAAATAAGTCTGGGGGCAcgaagtcgagcaaaacaaaaacaaaggcacggctgtagcatacttttctcgaagccattcaggctattttcaacatattaagtacttatttaaaatcaccagctcaaaaaatcccAGTACCTAATGGTTCCGACTGTTGAAAATTAAGTTAGATACTTAGAAGAGTTCTAGTCTAGACCATTTCGGGAATGGGTAGTCAACGTGACAAAATGATCAGTTCAGTGCAGTTGGAATGTGCAGGGGTCAAAATGTCTACGGTCTAGACCAATAGGCCtgtttttaattgttagtttttatttaaatatcaagtgtttttaatttaatataaacctTTGATACATACAAAAGCGATACGTCTTACAGTTTCAGCGCAATATGATACCaaatactaactttttttataattaatctaTTTTTTCTGCTAAAAGGTTAGTTAGGTGACAGAAGTAAAGAAGATATGTACGACAGAAGTCACTTTTTATGTATCGTGTACGGTTTTCTACCGCGGCCCGAGACATATTCGAGGGCGTGGGGGGTAATGCTCGTCCCGGAGGGGGCGGGGGGGAGAgtggataaaatttaactttgctcCTACATATCCTGATAGATAAAagtcttgcattaattttgccaaattttcagCGAATTGTACTCAAACAAAAGCCAAGTGCAAAGTCATTCACGTCAGCTGTCAAAAGTCACAAGGTGACAGCTAACTTTTTTTGGGTCCGAAcaaggtataaacgctcttaattacATAGCAAAAGCCTTGTCCACTTCCATGTAACAGAAGAGCAACGCAACTTTTTctaatcataaaaataacattaggcGTCTCTAACAATTTTAGGCTACaacactgtttttttatgtcaaagaCTGCCCCATCTCGCTACGATGTGCCTGCACTAAGCTTACCATCAcctcaaatttaaaaacaaaattctcACTTTGTTTACTCATTCACTTTGCTGGTTGAATGTTCAATGATCTTAGAAATACTTCGCATGTACCGCTTCGCGGCATATTCTATTCAACATCTTACTCATGAAGTAACACGAAGACATGAAAAGATTGAGCATAAAATTCAAATACAGCGAATATTCTTGATCCTTCCcgcatatttaaattataaacttCTGTTAAACCGCAGCATATTTTCTTCAGGGTATAAGTTTTAATCTCTGAGTCAAGTTTTCGGTTTAAGTTGCAGTTGGGGGTTTAACAGTCCCGTTTATTTCACTTTAACTTACTTTGATTCGGAATAAAGTTAACTGCTGCCAAGTTTTAAATGGTAACCATTAGGTTTGTATGATTACTTATGGTATTTGCAAGTGATTCTTTTTTCAATACCTATTTATTAGTTTACGTATGCTGACAATTTTAGAACCTAGACAACCATCCATCAGTATAAAGAAACTCCTATACCATCACAGTACGATCCTATGCGATAATTTAGCGCAATACGGTATTtaacaactcctgattttgccatgtcttactattattatgaaaatatagatatacattatagtgtttagcgaagagaaaatttaaatcggttgtaaattggattgatagtgattttttgaaaaatctatatacctgtctctttctgaaacgcttttctctatgcagcaagtaagggggtactggcgtgtgacgtcacatcatcat
Above is a window of Choristoneura fumiferana chromosome 18, NRCan_CFum_1, whole genome shotgun sequence DNA encoding:
- the LOC141437714 gene encoding uncharacterized protein, which encodes MLKTLVVIFALLVCCYCDGQNNTLVEESRAKKKKNVARLWIMIILLVFSKVAVLKVVSVFLFMAFFQKFCYIIGLLISYFMKNKEAMKPPPAPPAPAPPAPLYGAPAPADYNTIGYSYGPPDNSEPFPLNTENVIPNFSDLGNFNWPFKRNV